CTTGATACTGCAATCAAAATGCAGCCATTTCTTGAAAATTGAGATAATCTTACCCACCCAAATctaaatttattacatttaaaacttataaaagGCAAACCACTAACTTCTGTCTGGACCATGTTGACTCTCTGTTCCCTCATTTCCATGACCATGTCGAAAATGTTGATGCGGTCATCGAAACTGAACGTGGGAGAGTTCAGATACTCTTGCAAGCGATCTATGGCGATATAAGAGCCCGTCCTGCCTACGCCAGcactaaaatataaacatgaatgtAGGAGGATATTacaactatagtctcataaatGGTATCATTACATAACTACAAGGCCAACAACTGTAAAGCACATTTGAATGGTTATATAAAGAGTTCCTTTGTAAGTACAACCCtcatcaaaaatatgaaaacagatATCTGGATTTGAGACTGTAGTTGACAGTGCTGTTTTGTAGAACGTAGTCCAGTTATATGACTCCAACggatgaattttttttaaacaattgtctGTAATCATATGCAAGCACGTTTCCATACGACATTGAAATATCTGGTAAGTGTTGATATGAATTAATTTAAcgtaaattttgttttaaatttgaagaCGAACACTAAACACGAATGCTTATCTATCATGTCAATGttgattacaatgaaaatgttgtttgtttgtttttttgtttgcttcTTTTACCATAATGCTTACCTGCAATGAATTACCATAGGGCTGGTCATTTCGTGGGGCACGTGACCTCGGACGGTGCGTACAAATTCGATGAAATTATCAACTTCCACGGCAGCCGTGAAATCCATAAAGTCCAGGTAGTGGAATTGCAGAACTTTCCTAATCTTCGTTacctataaatgttataatgcAATGATGCAATTTATATTTGTTCGAGAAACATTAACGGCGTGTATGGCCCTGTTATGTAAATGACTTCACCTTAGTTTACTACAGTCACGTTAACGCTATCATTCACGATTTATTGGTCTACATTCTGAGAATAAAACCAGCAATCTTCTTCGAcaaatattttggataaaaaaatattaaggtGATGATCTGATATATAGAACCGTAGTCATGGCATTTTTAGTGACCGTAAGATAATTTTCGCTAGTATCATACTTTTTCACCCGACAAGACCATCATTCTGATGCTAGGATTAAAGAGTTAAACCCTCTTTTGAGTTCGAAAGATTTTTCTATGAAATTACTTGttgcattttcaataaatcaagGGCACATTACTCTTGACTTACAATTGTGATTTGGCTTATGCTAGAACTGAGCCTAAATCTTATGATCATGCATATTCTAGATAAATATGATTAAGATTGGAAAATAAATTAAGCCGCTAGAGTGATTTGAATGTCTACTATGGACGTTTTATAAACAAAGTGTAATAACTCTTGAACTACAGTCAGATTTGACCAATTGTCCTGCTTATATTTAAGTCATATATATTCGCTCTAAAATGATAAAGGATTGGTGTATACAGGAATGTGCTACtgtgtaaacaattttaaatatggcATTCCTTTTGGTTGGATAAATCAAGTTCAATAATTCTTCTTTAATTGTCAGATTTGGCCGAGAGATGTAAcagttttacattttgttttacatacaaattgccttttttaaataaatcaaaggcAATTGTACTTAAACAACTAATTCGATTCGGATCATAATCAAACATTGCCGAGATCttgtgtattattattataattattattattattattattattattattattattattattattattgcaagCATTACATCGGTGGCGTGCGAGATGTCGAAGATGTTGATGTTAAACTTGTTCATGTTGGTTATCGAGGTCGGGTTGACCACAACATTTCCGTACTGCTTTGGCTCTTGGACAGTGTCCGGCCAGTACATCTCACATTTCACCTGTAGATAGAGACATTTAAAATTGCTTTCATTCTTAAAGCCATTCTTTTATAACAGGCGCCTGTTTGAGATAAATAGTCGAGTTTGTGCCATAGCCATGTTGTCGTTAACGTCATCAGTACGAGTAAACGTTCTTGTTATCCATCACTTGAAACCTTTTGGTTCtttgtttcataatttcaacccatatgtatatttgtttgtcataACTTGTAACCTGTTAGTTCAATATTACAACACACATATATAGAGAAGACGTATGTATGAAGTTATCTCCCTTGAGCGGTTGGAACGGTCTTATTTAGACGAgatgttgacatttttaatacaaacagTGAACAACTTATAACAGAAATGAATATGGTAAAACTCAAAACAATAGCCACTGTACAAAGTTTGTAATTAACCATATCCAAATAACCTCTTTCATCTAAAACCTTCATTTGCCTTTTACTCTCATTAAAGTAAGTATGTTTTTGGTGTTAACAATTTACAAAGTTTGTGTGAAATAATCAGACTGGGTCATTGTGAATGCATAATGCTTTTAATGTATCCGATGCACAAATAAGCTTTTCATGTTATTCAATCATTGGCAATAATAATTAACGTGCATGCCTGTAGCACCCATGTAATTTTGTTAGCATTAAATAGAGTGTTGCTTActtttgcaccagtcaattgtaaccatgccccccaggtccggggataaaCCGGGggtagccggggaaatgggccatgtttttacctttcaggtgacTCCGCAGtaccgggtgaatgcggtgttttttttcttcgcgcaaaatatggCGGAGAAtttgccttacctaggctccctggggtgcgggggcatttggcggggatttgaccatcagttcgtccccgcagggcggagattttatgcgggattggctggaccgaaagtcaaagtccccgctattccccggacctggggggggggggggcgtggttacaattgactggtgcattatttctAATAAGATGAATCAATAATctttacattatatatacagttatgctcttttgtattttttatttttatttcaacttaaatcGGAAGTTGCATAATCGTTTTTCAAAGTCTTAATGTCAAAACAGAGTGTTTGCAATGGTATTGTTggtatgaatttaaatattattttactacacttaaaaaccttttaaataatttcGGGTCAGTAGGCATTAAAATGTCATATTAGTATACATCGGAAACATAAATGCAGCCAATGAGTGCTGGAAGATATATATAAACTCCAATACAAAAAGTCTGTAATGTAACGTACTTTGTTTCCCTCCTTGCATTGTGTTAACATTACGATCATCATGACGTTCTGTTCCCACACCATTCGCCAGAAGTCGTCGATCGTTCCTGGTAACGGACCTTGGGTTGCTATGTACTCCCGTTGATAATGAAAGCCCTACAACATATGACAATTAGTAAATGACTCAAAGAGTAATCATTATTGGATCAAttaattcaaaacttaaagTACTGTGATATTTCATTAAAGTAACATTAACGATTTACTACttgtttcagaaaaataatgacCTGGGTTTCtataattctgaaaaaaattgACAGATAGATGCAAATGCATAGATACATTTTATTCCCCCAGTAATGGAGAGCATGCATTGATTACACGCAGTACTTAGCATACATCCCATCTATGCATCCAACGCCATTTTGACTATAAGACTCCTTCACTGTTGGCTTATAATAAGCTTATACCTAACAGCTAAGCATTTCGGAAGGATATATGTATTCCCTCTGTTCTTGCTTACAAGTATTCTAAATACATGCTTAATATAGGATTTAGAACTTTACAAGCGAAACCTCTAAGACTAATATACTGTCTACATACATGGCGTGCTTTAGAAATGTTCACACTTGACAATTGATGGCATATTTTCTggataatgtatattttttatatgaagcATTTATGTGAACTAGTTTGTACTCTAGGCAAGATGCAACCAAGACTAGACTAGCAGCGTGATTACAGTTTACCAGGGTTTTAACTTACAGACAAATAGTTAGCATTGATATAGTCTGATTCGGGGCAATCGTCATCCAACTGTTGAAGTTTTACCCGGCTATGGTCGACTTGATTTAGTAATAATATAACTTTGTTAGACAATGGCGTGCATTAGTGTTAAACGTGAAGTTAATAAAAGTATCTACATTAACACTGAAAGACATATTCCCGAATCATATTTAATCTAAAACACTGTCTAATCAAAGTCCAAAttgatttttcttattttcgGTTTAGGATCGAATTCCATGTACGTTGAATATATTTACTTACAATTTGAATAACGCTCACTGACTGTTTCTTtgtatacaatttaattctTGTCAAGTTGCTTGTACAGTAGCGCTAAGGAAGAATTCAAGAATACGTCTTCTTTCATTTGCCAAAATATTGATAGCATTTTAAGTAGATAGTGGCTACTACTTGTATCAGTCTAGACTTACCATTGTGTTAACAGATTTCGAAGTTcttatataagaataaataacgTCGGAGCAGTTTAGTATACAActatatgtatgcatttattatgCTTGCAGCCCAACCCTTATATGTACCCAGACTCACATACTCACTTTGTATAAATAAACTCAAACAAACAGGGTGTTGAATCAAACCAGCaaatttaattgtgaaaataattcATGTAATCGGAATGTTTCTTGAAGctcatttctataaatattacTTACAGGGCAGAATATTGGCCCATCTGTTTTTGGATTTGTTAGGATCAAGTTTGGCAGCCGCGAAGGCGGACTTCAGTCCTATCTGATCCGCTCGTCGCTTTATCTccttttaacaataaaacatattacatgtTAGCATTTAAATTCGTTCATGTGGTTGTAGTTGATAAGGCAACGTAATAAGATGACATTTAGAGGttcaatacttaaaaaaagtaattcaataatacaataaaactacATGGATGCGCTCAGTGatcgaaaaataaataacaataaacccTGTTTTGGGGCTCACGGCAAGGTGCTAAACgataatgaactagagacacaaacaatttaaaacaaaccacACAGatgcaaacaccacaaacagtcCGCACactcatcaaaattgcttttaaTGATGGGAttacggtcagtgaaacaaggtTTCTATGGAACCCTATAAGATGACAACATAATGTGCATTCAGGTGACACAGGGTTCAACGTATATGGGCAAAATACTTTCAGCACTTATTTCATACATCTTTGTCAGAACGATTTGATTCAATATCAAACAGGGAGGTAGAACAACTCTGAATCTCTGAATTGAATTGaaagaaaatgcaataaaactaGAGGATACTACTCTATCAAAACGTGTCTCTTCTAATGTACTCGTATATGAGATGGATTGTGAAGACatctttttgtttatatgaattGCACTCGGTTCCGTGCAGTATCCTGTATAAGTAACCATGAACAGACATCTCTACCGCGAGACCAAGGTTTCTTGGTGCTAAATAGAAGTTCTTGCACATGCGTTCATGCTCAAAGTGGCGCGTACCTCATACTGAGCTGCCAGGATGAGATGTGTGTCCCTGTGAAGGTCAGCAAGGGCCTCGTTGTATGTTGCTATTGGAATGGATCTAAAAAGATTCTGTGTTTTCACAAAAGTTCTTATATTCTATTGTGACGGTATGAGGACAGttgaacaaacaattattcagTTTAACAAGACTAAACAAGTTAGGTTTCAAACAAATACTcgtatacatgcatatatcaGTAGCGCAACAAATCATATACTATACATTACAGCTAAACGAAATCATAGTTAAACTTGTGTTTTGCTCGGAGTGACCGAAAATCAAATACAATTACTCATTTCCATATTAATCTATCGTTCCCAAGTATAAAGCCCATATTCATGGGCTACAGACTTTATAATACactgacaaaacaacaataagcAACATGTATGGACCTGTTCGGCTCTACAATCTCTTGAAGTGTTTCCTGTTCTTCATATTCCTCGCCCTCTCTCAGCAGTTGTTTTTTCCACTGAAGTCTGGAAGCATTTACAACATTATTGATTTGATCGTCCTTTTACGCTATTACGTTATATTCATAATCCAGCATTTGGTATTATTTACACATCGTGacataatgtttaattaatagTAGTTGCTAGTTGTTGAAATAATACATGAGCGCTTCAGCACAAAGGCATAATTTCAAAAACGACGGTTAAGCGGTTGACACTACTGATTTTACCATGGTAAAATGGACAAAGTTCAATAACTAGTGTGCAGTATAATTTAATAGCATTGTAATGTATCCGTTAGATTTTTAAATCACTGTTTAACTCCCCTCTTGTTACCGTTTCGATATTGGCGTTAATGTAAAGTTGGAAACAATGGTAATACTTTGAATTaagataaaatatacattaaacgAATTGATCTGTAATTATCCGAACAAtatgaaactgaaaaaaaacgtACATATACAATAACTGTATTATTTAACTATACTATGAATTACATACAAAACCTATACTAGAAATTTCGTACAAAACCTATACTAGAAATTACATACAAAATCTATACTAGAAGTTATATACAATAACTTTACTAGAGGATATATACAACAACTATACTAGAAGGTATATACAAAAACTGTACTAGAAGGTACAAATAATTTACTAGCAGTTTTATACTAAAACTATACTAGAAGGTATATATAAATCTATATTAGATTGCATATACAATCCCTATACTAGAAGGTTTAAACAATAACTAAACAAGAAGGTATATACAAAAACTATACTAGACGTTATAAACAATAACTATACTAGAAGGTTTATACAAACACTATGTTGGAAGTTATATACATAACTATACTAGAaggtttatataaacattatattggaAGTAATATACATAACTTAACTAAAAGTTATAATAGAGAgatggtttattttgaatacatgttcaataagccacatggcccgtgagaaaaacaaaatacacgatttatatacaataaCTATACTAGAAGGCTTATACGAAATCTATATGAGAAGTTCTATACCATAGCTATAGTAGAAGGTACATGGAAATCTATACTTGAAGGTACACGCACAAACTATTCTAGAATGTATTTACAACTACTATACTTAAAGGTAGATACAAAAACTATACTACACTAGAATATATACAATAACTATATAAGAAGGAATTTACAAAAACTTCATTAGAAGTTATAAACAATAACTTAACTTGAAGTTATATACAATAACTATGCTGCCAACGCAAAGTGTGTAATACGTATAACACGTGATAtgtgtaaaaacaataatatttatacaaaaatgtcatttgaatgcagcaatgaaataaaaacaaacaaacacttttaattttttgtacACAATGAAACACACCTTTCATATACACTTTTTAAACCATTCAATCACACTTACGGGTCAATTGCTCCTCGCCACCAAAGAACCAGAAACATACAGATGAGGATAAGGATGGCAATAAGAATTGGCAATGCAATCAAGGCCCCATCCACACCACCATTCGAATCTTGGTGTGGTTGTTGGATTGTAAAAGGTCCATAGTGCTCGGACACAGTGCATGCAACGTTCGTGCAGGCATAAGCCTTTACCCTGTCAAAAGTATGTGTATGAACATTACTATGAAAAGGAATATCATAATGCATTATCCGGGTAAATAAATTATGTGCATGTCCTCTCGAAAATGGCACCAGTAATGATTTCTACccagctatcagctttcgttgTAGACGCGGCTTCTCCCCGTATATATCgatgaaatgaagaatttccCTACTTTCCGTTAAATAAATGCGTATAACTAAACTAAATAAGGACTGGTCACTTATGTTTAATTCGGTTTACCATAATTCTAATCCACTAGGAAGCGGCCCATTGCAAAAACCTTTAAGATCCTCTTTTCTGCAGTTTTTATTCTTTCCAACCTCAACTTGAAGTTTACCTATTGGAAAAGGAATAGTCAAATTTTGGaaacattgttacaattaaaagCGATtctaaaagatgcactcttactcccagataagatttaccacaattaatacttttgttttaatattccaaaaagatgaataaatgtcggaaacaatggttcttataaagaaTATCGAATTTAATCTGAATTAAATGAGCATAagacacggtatttctaccttatgagactataataGACCACAgtgaatcttttagcattcaccaatcatttaatattttttgcgtttgtgctattaaatacacggtggCAATCttgtcagtaattaatagtgtccataaatgcattaattagaAAGTTGTTTAAGGTTTAccagtcaaaatatatgtttgttatacatgtgtatgcattgattttgaataagagtgtcactttaagtgttTACAATATTGcaaatttttcaaatgaaagaaaCCAAACGGGAATGAAAACATAAGACTATACCATTCACAATGGGTATCAAGTTGAACGTGAATCTATAAGCACCCTGGTGGTTATAAGATGTAAAATTGCTCCAGCTGCCTAGGCtcaaaacagtgtttttatttactgaaaaaatgaaatattttgcatttaaatatctGCTCAACGCAATACAAATCATTACATATGGATTtttgtttagtgctgtaaaatttaaaatattgtgtgGTATTGTCATCACTCTTAACAAAGAATAACTTTACTATGTCAAACCTCCCTTAAATATACCTTTTTTGACCACATCCCGTTCATTTCCTCCTACCATTCCATACTTCACTATCTTCCCTTGTATTTCGTTCTTGAAGAAATTAGGATCAAGATTAAAAATCACCGATGACGAGGTGATCTCTAATTTCTCAATATGAGAGTCCATTTTGGGGGGAGCTTTGatgtgaaaaaaattaaaaagattgAAATTGAAACAGGAAAATGTTTATGCTAGTCTTAATGGActggaaaaaaaatcaccatgaatgatggaaaaatacaacagtgaaattaatatgtaaaatcaagttttttttttagtttttatatttcatcataattaaGTTAATTCAGTTAAGGAGACATAAATCAAATGCATAAAAAGGTAATCAACATTGTTCAACCTGAACTTACCGCATTCTTCCGTCCAAAATACCTTGTTTTCAGGCCTTCCTCTAACCCCATTTCTTCCAACAGCATAAAGctgtaataataaataaagttttggtatcaaatgattattaaattttcacCAGCCCATTATAGCTCTGAAAATCACATGTCTTTAGACTTATCATACGACCGCTTTTTCTAGTATTGATGCTATATGTAATTGCTCAAAATTAATTGTTCATTGgccaattaaaacaaatgttaaaagttatggcattttaaaattcagttttaaatgtgGACTATTTTGACTTTACGATCTGCTGGCTTACGATCGTCACAAAGAAGGGCGCTAGATGTTCCACAACATGTTCTCGCAAAAATGatatctttataatatatatgtatttctttgtaaaatcctaaacttacaaatatttacattattctAGACACTAAGATACGAATACAATCCCATAAAATAAACAGTCTGACCTGCCATTGATGTCCCCAGTTAGCGGTGAGACCTGTACGTTCCAATGAAAACTTCCTGTTGTTGAACGCAAATGGTAGAGGGTTATCAACGGTAAATGTGAACACCTCGGTCTTACGCAACTCCCTCATGACAACATAACGTGTGATATTGGCATTTCTGTCTTGGAGGTTGGGTTCGCTCCAGGTAACATTGATCTTTGTTGCGTCACAggctttttttaaatcagtgaATTTAATAACGTTAAATGATGTCGGTTTTCCTGGGGCTAAAACAAATTCagaaatacatttcatttgatTCATAATTATATCGGCGTAATATCAAACACACTTAAATTCGGGCCGATAAATACGTTCAATTTACGTAGGAGCTTTGAATTTATATGATTAGGATCCTAGTAAATTGGTAGATCACATTGAAATTATAAGTATACATAGTTAACATTGAccctttaaataataaacacaagctAATCAAAAAGTCTAATCAACTCCAATTAAACTTTAACCATATTATTTTCAGCAAATATGCGGGGTACTTTCTTTAAGGTTTGATCTTAGTATGAAGGATAACATTCCAGTTGACATTTTGCAAAAGAAtgtttaaagctgaactctcacagatagacagttttgacatttattttagtttttgtattagaatcagctgattttgataTTAATGCCTTTGTCGACGTAGCCCAGTcggcatatatttttaattaggATCCGTTTGTGTAGAGTAACCACtgtaacaaatcaaaatatcctagatattttattataacaataatgtgACTGGTCACTATAAAATCAGGAAGGCAAGTGCCGATTCACAAATGCACActacaaatacaacatgtagGTATTAATACAAACGAGATTCACTCTATATACTTATATAGTTATAATACTCATGTAAAGATATAATTACATCAGATGTTAATTGTTACTAAGATATATTTCAACACATATTATATGCttattaaataccaaaaatgtaCTAACCtgtaacaaatcaaaatatcctagatattttattataacaataatgtgACTGGTCACTATAAAATCAGGAAGGCAAGTGCAAAGATTAACACACTCGACACCTGATGACCAATCACGCGTGACAGGTTAGTACGAACAATGGTAGAATAAAAtgtagagtaaaataatgatcacAGGACACCTAGGGCGGAGTTTAGTTGGATCAAGGTAAGGACAAAAGTAGAAATATAGGAAATAAGAATAATACGAATATCGTGGATGTAATTAATACAAAGACTCCTGACttaatgcaaattaaatatattttattaatttattcaatacaatCAACACACGTCCTGTGACATACACTCCCTGCTTAATAAAAAGGCTCCTGACTTTTCCGTTATACAgcctgaaatatataaaatactgaaaacatacaaatttaaaagagTAGTAAGCacacaaataaatcaatatgtgCACGCTGGCTAGGCTACCGCTCAATAATATGCACATTACCAGAGGTAAGCGTATCTACATCTAGAAGGTTAAGTATTAAACTAAACTAGAGTAATTGGGGAACTCAACAACTAGAGCAATCTCTACTACATACAGATCATACGGTAAATATGGACCTGTACGAAATACAACTTATAACTACCCAAGGTAAGTATAAATATCTACTCATGCAGATCTAAGGGCGATCAACGGACAACTACCAAAGGTGAGTATCAACTACAGGTAAGTACTCTTCATACCATACTTAATACATCAGGTAAGTATTACAAAAGGTAAGTACCTTGTATCAAAACCTACCAAACTCATATCTTCTTCTTGATATGGGCTTGAAAATCATACATTTCCACAAATAACAATGACAACGTATAACATATGTCAACATTAGCAATTTACACGTATCACGCATACCTGTTATCATA
The DNA window shown above is from Mya arenaria isolate MELC-2E11 chromosome 6, ASM2691426v1 and carries:
- the LOC128236734 gene encoding tyrosine-protein phosphatase 10D-like isoform X2, which produces MMNAFKRSQWTYSQVLIVHLAVLIINIQVLEAATTRESTEPTTYDTTTPTTSINILGPINIRGPTISQYTKPSEPLNVEVDVLYKTVNLKWDTPKFPNGVISAYTVCFAYKHYRDQSNSETNCTNKTAPEMDMTGNHFETRLSLPFAGAFYIFSVAAVNKMFTGRAISVTRRTYESTPGRVTGLYSQATNTTITVIWSRPGVPNGDIERYQLQWIKGEVNCTVFISTYKRTYSAREVTIKPSLTYGPLTSEEPDDDNCFLPTPDPIRVNQENMRYTIDSLEHNKEYELLVTPFTTTGRGPSSNITQRTIETRPGPVGIVTIRDIESTAINVTWTIPEINPGPTNYTAVARSMIHRQEHTSRCEVEDYTTTGCVIENLHEFWRYKVEVIAKTRGGISEPTISEPFFTQESTPGKPTSFNVIKFTDLKKACDATKINVTWSEPNLQDRNANITRYVVMRELRKTEVFTFTVDNPLPFAFNNRKFSLERTGLTANWGHQWQLYAVGRNGVRGRPENKVFWTEECAPPKMDSHIEKLEITSSSVIFNLDPNFFKNEIQGKIVKYGMVGGNERDVVKKVNKNTVLSLGSWSNFTSYNHQGAYRFTFNLIPIVNGKLQVEVGKNKNCRKEDLKGFCNGPLPSGLELWVKAYACTNVACTVSEHYGPFTIQQPHQDSNGGVDGALIALPILIAILILICMFLVLWWRGAIDPLQWKKQLLREGEEYEEQETLQEIVEPNRSIPIATYNEALADLHRDTHLILAAQYEEIKRRADQIGLKSAFAAAKLDPNKSKNRWANILPFDHSRVKLQQLDDDCPESDYINANYLSGFHYQREYIATQGPLPGTIDDFWRMVWEQNVMMIVMLTQCKEGNKVKCEMYWPDTVQEPKQYGNVVVNPTSITNMNKFNINIFDISHATDVTKIRKVLQFHYLDFMDFTAAVEVDNFIEFVRTVRGHVPHEMTSPMVIHCSAGVGRTGSYIAIDRLQEYLNSPTFSFDDRINIFDMVMEMREQRVNMVQTESQYILIHDCFERMLTDKKTSLQTTQTMAKLAYDKKPDANRQRTAL
- the LOC128236734 gene encoding tyrosine-protein phosphatase 10D-like isoform X3, which codes for MMNAFKRSQWTYSQVLIVHLAVLIINIQVLEAATTRESTEPTTYDTTTPTTSINILGPINIRGPTISQYTKPSEPLNVEVDVLYKTVNLKWDTPKFPNGVISAYTVCFAYKHYRDQSNSETNCTNKTAPEMDMTGNHFETRLSLPFAGAFYIFSVAAVNKMFTGRAISVTRRTYESTPGRVTGLYSQATNTTITVIWSRPGVPNGDIERYQLQWIKGEVNCTVFISTYKRTYSAREVTIKPSLTYGPLTSEEPDDDNCFLPTPDPIRVNQENMRYTIDSLEHNKEYELLVTPFTTTGRGPSSNITQRTIETRPGPVGIVTIRDIESTAINVTWTIPEINPGPTNYTAVARSMIHRQEHTSRCEVEAPGKPTSFNVIKFTDLKKACDATKINVTWSEPNLQDRNANITRYVVMRELRKTEVFTFTVDNPLPFAFNNRKFSLERTGLTANWGHQWQLYAVGRNGVRGRPENKVFWTEECAPPKMDSHIEKLEITSSSVIFNLDPNFFKNEIQGKIVKYGMVGGNERDVVKKVNKNTVLSLGSWSNFTSYNHQGAYRFTFNLIPIVNGKLQVEVGKNKNCRKEDLKGFCNGPLPSGLELWVKAYACTNVACTVSEHYGPFTIQQPHQDSNGGVDGALIALPILIAILILICMFLVLWWRGAIDPLQWKKQLLREGEEYEEQETLQEIVEPNRSIPIATYNEALADLHRDTHLILAAQYEEIKRRADQIGLKSAFAAAKLDPNKSKNRWANILPFDHSRVKLQQLDDDCPESDYINANYLSGFHYQREYIATQGPLPGTIDDFWRMVWEQNVMMIVMLTQCKEGNKVKCEMYWPDTVQEPKQYGNVVVNPTSITNMNKFNINIFDISHATDVTKIRKVLQFHYLDFMDFTAAVEVDNFIEFVRTVRGHVPHEMTSPMVIHCSAGVGRTGSYIAIDRLQEYLNSPTFSFDDRINIFDMVMEMREQRVNMVQTESQYILIHDCFERMLTDKKTSLQTTQTMAKLAYDKKPDANRQRTAL
- the LOC128236734 gene encoding tyrosine-protein phosphatase 10D-like isoform X1 → MMNAFKRSQWTYSQVLIVHLAVLIINIQVLEAATTRESTEPTTYDTTTPTTSINILGPINIRGPTISQYTKPSEPLNVEVDVLYKTVNLKWDTPKFPNGVISAYTVCFAYKHYRDQSNSETNCTNKTAPEMDMTGNHFETRLSLPFAGAFYIFSVAAVNKMFTGRAISVTRRTYESTPGRVTGLYSQATNTTITVIWSRPGVPNGDIERYQLQWIKGEVNCTVFISTYKRTYSAREVTIKPSLTYGPLTSEEPDDDNCFLPTPDPIRVNQENMRYTIDSLEHNKEYELLVTPFTTTGRGPSSNITQRTIETRPGPVGIVTIRDIESTAINVTWTIPEINPGPTNYTAVARSMIHRQEHTSRCEVEEKDTNYTTTGCVIENLHEFWRYKVEVIAKTRGGISEPTISEPFFTQESTPGKPTSFNVIKFTDLKKACDATKINVTWSEPNLQDRNANITRYVVMRELRKTEVFTFTVDNPLPFAFNNRKFSLERTGLTANWGHQWQLYAVGRNGVRGRPENKVFWTEECAPPKMDSHIEKLEITSSSVIFNLDPNFFKNEIQGKIVKYGMVGGNERDVVKKVNKNTVLSLGSWSNFTSYNHQGAYRFTFNLIPIVNGKLQVEVGKNKNCRKEDLKGFCNGPLPSGLELWVKAYACTNVACTVSEHYGPFTIQQPHQDSNGGVDGALIALPILIAILILICMFLVLWWRGAIDPLQWKKQLLREGEEYEEQETLQEIVEPNRSIPIATYNEALADLHRDTHLILAAQYEEIKRRADQIGLKSAFAAAKLDPNKSKNRWANILPFDHSRVKLQQLDDDCPESDYINANYLSGFHYQREYIATQGPLPGTIDDFWRMVWEQNVMMIVMLTQCKEGNKVKCEMYWPDTVQEPKQYGNVVVNPTSITNMNKFNINIFDISHATDVTKIRKVLQFHYLDFMDFTAAVEVDNFIEFVRTVRGHVPHEMTSPMVIHCSAGVGRTGSYIAIDRLQEYLNSPTFSFDDRINIFDMVMEMREQRVNMVQTESQYILIHDCFERMLTDKKTSLQTTQTMAKLAYDKKPDANRQRTAL